In Lysinibacillus sp. FSL M8-0337, the following proteins share a genomic window:
- a CDS encoding DUF4395 domain-containing protein: MSLPHAIPRPLVRLNQWTILLIVIVTWATGLAWILVIPLVANLLGVLCNFNPIIRFGKLFLKKAPASYIPEDAQQQKFNSSIASICLAAGFVGFFFNWYVVGYVFTTMVAIASSVAIAGFCIGCFLHFQLKQWQYRRSLKKAL; the protein is encoded by the coding sequence ATGTCATTGCCACATGCAATTCCAAGACCACTTGTACGACTCAATCAATGGACCATTTTGTTAATTGTCATAGTGACATGGGCAACAGGGCTTGCTTGGATATTAGTCATTCCTTTAGTCGCTAATTTACTTGGTGTTTTATGTAATTTTAATCCCATTATACGATTTGGAAAACTATTTTTGAAAAAAGCACCAGCTTCCTATATACCTGAAGACGCCCAACAACAAAAATTTAACTCTAGTATTGCTAGCATATGTTTAGCTGCTGGATTCGTTGGGTTTTTCTTTAACTGGTATGTAGTAGGATATGTATTTACAACAATGGTAGCCATCGCTTCATCTGTTGCTATTGCTGGTTTTTGTATCGGTTGCTTTTTACATTTTCAGCTAAAACAGTGGCAATACAGAAGGTCCCTTAAGAAGGCATTGTAA
- a CDS encoding multidrug resistance efflux transporter family protein, whose translation MKEIALGILASLFFAVTFILNHAMEMQGGSWLWSASLRYFFMLPFLLAIVFYRKGFSPLTNEMKNKPRAWLLWSFVGFVLFYAPLTFAAAFGPGWLVSGTWQFTIVAGVLLAPLFVSVIAGKTVRQKIPLISLLISCVILVGILLIQVPQAQSAPTKNLLLGILPVVIAAFAYPLGNRKMMEVCGGRIDTFQRVLGMTVASMPAWIIMALYAVLTVGLPSLNQVLQSLLVGISSGVIATILFFIATDRVREHQGKLAAVEATQSTEILFVIIGEVLLLNIAFPDPIALAGLGIIIVGMLLHSYYTMVLGKKNIAQQTSPSEQSS comes from the coding sequence ATGAAAGAAATTGCATTAGGCATCTTAGCCTCACTTTTTTTTGCGGTAACATTTATTTTAAATCACGCGATGGAAATGCAAGGCGGTAGCTGGCTCTGGAGTGCATCACTTCGTTATTTTTTCATGTTGCCGTTTTTACTAGCTATTGTCTTCTATCGTAAGGGCTTTTCACCGCTTACCAATGAAATGAAAAACAAACCAAGGGCATGGCTTCTATGGAGCTTCGTTGGATTTGTACTATTTTATGCACCACTTACATTCGCTGCAGCATTCGGCCCAGGTTGGCTCGTTTCGGGTACATGGCAATTTACAATCGTTGCTGGTGTCCTTTTAGCTCCCCTTTTTGTATCAGTAATCGCTGGAAAAACAGTACGTCAGAAAATCCCGTTAATTTCCTTACTTATTTCATGTGTAATTCTAGTTGGGATATTGCTTATTCAAGTACCACAGGCACAGTCTGCCCCAACTAAAAATCTACTGCTAGGGATTTTACCTGTAGTGATTGCTGCTTTTGCTTATCCACTCGGTAATCGAAAAATGATGGAAGTCTGCGGAGGGCGTATTGATACATTTCAGCGCGTGCTTGGTATGACCGTTGCTTCCATGCCTGCATGGATTATCATGGCGCTATATGCTGTTTTAACGGTTGGTCTACCTTCACTAAATCAAGTTCTACAATCGCTACTAGTGGGAATTAGCTCTGGTGTCATTGCCACCATTCTATTTTTTATCGCCACAGACCGTGTGCGCGAACATCAAGGCAAACTAGCCGCTGTGGAAGCAACCCAATCAACTGAAATACTATTTGTCATTATTGGTGAGGTGCTACTACTTAACATTGCCTTTCCTGATCCAATTGCCCTTGCTGGACTTGGCATTATTATTGTTGGTATGTTGTTGCATAGCTACTATACAATGGTACTTGGAAAAAAGAATATTGCCCAACAGACCTCCCCTTCTGAACAATCTTCGTAA
- the pepT gene encoding peptidase T, whose amino-acid sequence MKEQVIERLIRYAKIDTQSDFTSETTPSTQKQFNLLHVLKDELAAIGLTDITLDDNGYLFATLEANTDKAVPTIGFLAHVDTATDYTGTNVNPQRIDHYDGGDIQLNENLIMSPTEFPELKNYVGQTLITTDGTTLLGADDKAGIAEIMTAMEYLINNPAIKHGKIRVAFTPDEEIGRGPHKFDVAAFGADYAYTMDGGPLGELQFESFNAAGVKVTTKGTSVHPGSAKNKMVNSITMAIAFQNEMPTDAVPEKTEGYEGFIHLMDFKGAIEHTELSYIVRDHDRQKFEEKKQLMRDAAAKIQAQFGKDALTISIEDQYYNMGEKIEPVKEIVDIARQAMEKLDITPNTLPIRGGTDGSQLSYMGLPTPNIFAGGENMHGKFEYVSGETMEKATQVILEIVQLFEQQGK is encoded by the coding sequence ATGAAAGAACAAGTAATCGAGCGATTAATTCGCTACGCAAAAATCGATACACAATCCGACTTCACAAGTGAAACTACTCCTTCCACTCAAAAGCAATTTAATTTATTGCATGTATTGAAGGATGAATTGGCTGCAATCGGCTTAACAGACATTACACTAGATGACAATGGCTATTTATTTGCAACACTTGAAGCAAATACAGATAAAGCAGTTCCTACAATTGGCTTTTTAGCGCATGTGGATACAGCTACAGACTACACTGGTACAAATGTAAATCCTCAACGCATCGATCACTACGATGGCGGTGACATTCAATTAAACGAAAATTTAATCATGTCTCCAACTGAATTTCCTGAACTAAAAAATTATGTAGGCCAAACGCTAATTACAACAGATGGTACAACATTACTAGGTGCGGACGATAAAGCTGGCATCGCTGAAATAATGACTGCTATGGAATACTTAATAAATAACCCTGCTATTAAGCATGGTAAAATTCGCGTAGCTTTCACACCTGATGAAGAAATTGGCCGCGGTCCACATAAATTCGATGTCGCTGCATTCGGCGCTGACTATGCCTACACAATGGATGGCGGACCGCTTGGTGAGCTACAATTTGAAAGCTTTAATGCTGCTGGCGTTAAAGTAACAACAAAGGGAACGAGTGTACACCCAGGTTCAGCTAAAAATAAAATGGTCAACTCTATTACGATGGCGATTGCCTTCCAAAATGAAATGCCTACAGATGCAGTACCTGAAAAAACAGAAGGTTATGAAGGCTTCATCCATTTAATGGACTTCAAAGGGGCTATTGAACATACAGAGCTTTCTTATATTGTACGTGACCATGATCGTCAAAAATTCGAAGAGAAAAAGCAATTAATGCGAGATGCTGCTGCCAAAATACAAGCACAATTTGGCAAGGATGCGCTGACAATTTCTATCGAGGATCAATACTATAATATGGGTGAAAAAATCGAGCCTGTAAAAGAAATTGTTGACATTGCCCGTCAAGCAATGGAAAAATTAGATATTACTCCGAATACATTACCGATTCGTGGTGGAACTGATGGTTCTCAACTTTCCTATATGGGTTTACCAACACCAAATATTTTTGCAGGTGGAGAAAACATGCACGGTAAATTCGAATATGTCTCTGGTGAAACAATGGAAAAAGCGACACAAGTAATTCTTGAAATCGTGCAACTATTTGAACAACAGGGCAAGTAA
- a CDS encoding lysoplasmalogenase: MEKKLLLTCIIVFGLYYIFFFSHIDQSVKLIFKVIPMILLIFMAITQKAQSIKKYQRFIIIGLVFCMIGDYTLQWFLIGLTSFLIGHVFYIFAFSSTSEQPVPTWAKIGLLLYGAAMAIWIASTVFKSGETVLTFAVLAYISIILTMGWTAIRTGSPFAIIGALLFITSDSYLAINKFIMPLPFAHEIIMTTYYSAQILIALSILQYSEIRSKVVQ, from the coding sequence TTGGAAAAAAAATTGTTGTTAACATGTATCATTGTGTTTGGTCTTTATTATATTTTTTTCTTCTCGCATATTGACCAAAGTGTAAAACTAATATTCAAAGTCATTCCAATGATTTTGTTAATATTTATGGCGATAACCCAAAAAGCACAGTCGATTAAAAAATATCAGCGATTCATTATTATAGGTCTAGTATTTTGTATGATAGGAGACTACACTTTACAATGGTTTCTGATTGGTCTTACAAGTTTCTTAATCGGTCATGTTTTTTATATCTTCGCCTTTTCAAGTACTAGTGAACAGCCAGTACCGACTTGGGCAAAAATCGGATTACTTCTATATGGTGCCGCAATGGCTATCTGGATTGCCAGTACCGTGTTTAAATCCGGAGAAACCGTACTTACTTTTGCAGTTCTTGCTTATATTTCTATCATTTTAACGATGGGCTGGACGGCTATTCGTACCGGTTCTCCCTTTGCTATTATTGGCGCTTTATTATTTATCACATCCGATTCCTATTTAGCGATTAATAAGTTTATCATGCCATTACCTTTTGCGCATGAGATTATTATGACAACCTATTATAGTGCGCAAATACTTATTGCATTGAGCATCCTTCAATATTCCGAAATCCGAAGTAAAGTGGTACAATGA
- the chrR gene encoding class II chromate reductase ChrR (The defining protein previously, in error, was in a different rule for naming class I chromate reductases.) has translation MVKELLRNHSSVRIYDGNPISKEIIEDLIATAQMAATSHFVQAYSVIWVTDEAKKEQLGLLSGNPRQYETSGGAFVFCVDFKRLQMAGKLEGVDIVADSAENVLVGVADVSLFAQNFVIAAESMGYGICYIGGVRNKPEEISELLNLPDYVFPLFGLTIGVPARRNEVKPRLPVAAVLHENEYNCEKYEELLPAYNATMEDYYNSRSSNRKIDNWTKQMADFLIEQRRPFINRFLAQKGFNWK, from the coding sequence ATGGTGAAAGAATTATTACGTAACCACTCTTCAGTACGTATTTACGATGGAAATCCTATTTCTAAAGAAATTATTGAAGATTTAATTGCCACAGCACAGATGGCGGCAACCTCTCACTTTGTACAAGCCTATAGCGTAATTTGGGTAACAGACGAAGCAAAAAAAGAACAGCTCGGTTTGCTCTCTGGCAATCCACGTCAATACGAAACTTCGGGTGGTGCTTTTGTTTTTTGCGTAGACTTTAAACGTCTGCAAATGGCTGGGAAATTAGAAGGCGTTGATATTGTGGCAGACTCGGCTGAAAATGTCCTCGTTGGTGTAGCAGATGTTTCGTTATTCGCACAAAACTTTGTGATTGCTGCTGAATCAATGGGCTATGGCATTTGCTATATTGGGGGTGTACGTAACAAACCTGAAGAAATTAGCGAATTGTTGAATCTACCCGATTATGTATTCCCATTGTTCGGTTTAACAATTGGCGTTCCTGCACGACGCAATGAAGTGAAACCTCGCTTACCAGTAGCTGCTGTCCTACATGAAAATGAGTACAATTGTGAAAAATACGAGGAACTTTTACCAGCTTACAATGCAACAATGGAGGATTATTACAATAGTCGTTCCTCCAATCGTAAAATTGATAACTGGACAAAGCAAATGGCTGATTTTTTAATTGAACAACGTCGTCCTTTCATCAATCGCTTCTTAGCACAGAAAGGTTTTAATTGGAAATAA
- a CDS encoding acetyl-CoA hydrolase/transferase family protein, which yields MDEKLAKKLRNEQLRNKVVTAEEAASWIKDGMVLGMSGFTRAGDVKVVPLALVEKAKTESFKVDVYTGASLGPEVDQYLAEAGVIRKRGPFQGDPGIRNMINRGEVTYVDAHLSHNAELVRQGIIGPIDFAIIEAAAITEDGLLIPTTSVGNSPIFVQEADQVIIELNVAQLDALEGVHDIFVPGPQGKRDPIPMLNASDRLGTIGIPLDLDKVKGIVISDILDAPSTIVPADEETDIMANHLLNFLREEIKVGRLTTSLRPLQSGVGSVANAVLLGFKDSEFENLEVYSEVLQDAVFELMDAGKVSFASATSITLSEEVGNRIYGNFEKYADKLVLRPQEISNHPEIIRRLGLISVNTALELDIYGNVNSTHVSGTRMMNGIGGSGDFARNARLGIFVTKSYAKGGKISSIVPMVSHVDHTEHDVDIIVTEQGVADLRGLAPKERVGRIIENCAHPDYKDQLWAYFNEANEATGGHHTPHILEKALSWHVNLAKNGTMQDPSFAK from the coding sequence ATGGATGAAAAGTTAGCAAAAAAGCTTCGTAATGAACAGTTACGAAACAAAGTTGTAACAGCAGAAGAAGCAGCATCTTGGATTAAGGACGGCATGGTACTTGGTATGAGCGGATTTACACGTGCAGGCGATGTGAAAGTGGTACCGCTTGCACTTGTGGAGAAAGCGAAAACAGAAAGCTTCAAAGTAGATGTATATACAGGTGCATCACTTGGACCAGAAGTCGACCAATACTTAGCAGAAGCGGGTGTAATTCGCAAACGTGGTCCTTTCCAAGGAGATCCAGGTATTCGAAACATGATCAATAGAGGAGAAGTCACTTATGTTGATGCCCATTTATCACATAATGCGGAACTAGTACGTCAAGGTATTATTGGTCCGATTGACTTTGCTATTATTGAAGCTGCTGCAATTACAGAAGATGGCTTATTAATTCCTACAACTTCAGTTGGTAACTCTCCGATTTTCGTACAAGAAGCAGATCAAGTAATCATCGAGCTAAACGTAGCCCAGCTTGATGCATTAGAAGGTGTGCATGATATTTTTGTACCAGGACCACAAGGTAAACGTGATCCAATTCCAATGCTAAATGCGTCAGATCGTCTTGGCACAATTGGCATTCCACTAGACTTAGACAAAGTAAAAGGTATTGTTATTTCAGATATTTTAGATGCTCCATCAACAATTGTTCCAGCTGATGAAGAAACAGATATTATGGCAAATCATTTGCTGAACTTCCTGCGCGAAGAGATTAAAGTAGGTCGTTTAACAACAAGTTTACGCCCGTTACAATCAGGTGTAGGCTCAGTAGCAAATGCTGTATTACTAGGTTTCAAAGATTCCGAGTTTGAGAATTTAGAAGTTTATTCAGAAGTACTGCAAGATGCTGTTTTTGAATTAATGGATGCTGGGAAAGTAAGCTTTGCATCTGCTACTTCTATTACCCTATCGGAAGAGGTAGGAAACCGTATTTATGGAAATTTTGAAAAATATGCTGATAAATTAGTATTACGTCCACAGGAAATTTCTAATCATCCGGAAATTATCCGTCGACTCGGTTTAATTTCTGTAAATACAGCGCTTGAGCTAGATATTTATGGGAATGTAAATTCAACTCATGTTTCTGGCACACGAATGATGAATGGGATTGGTGGTTCTGGTGATTTTGCTCGTAATGCCCGGTTAGGTATTTTTGTGACGAAATCGTATGCAAAAGGCGGTAAAATTTCTAGTATCGTACCAATGGTTTCGCATGTAGACCATACAGAACATGATGTAGATATTATTGTCACAGAACAAGGTGTTGCAGACTTGCGTGGTTTAGCACCGAAAGAGCGTGTAGGTCGTATTATTGAAAACTGTGCGCATCCAGATTATAAGGATCAATTATGGGCGTACTTTAACGAAGCGAACGAGGCAACAGGCGGACACCATACACCACATATTTTAGAAAAAGCGCTTTCTTGGCATGTCAATTTAGCTAAGAACGGTACAATGCAAGATCCATCATTTGCAAAATAA
- a CDS encoding glycerol-3-phosphate acyltransferase, which translates to MVKAMIIFIIIGYLIGCIHGSKVAQFLSGVDLKKTGHGNAGASNATLSLGWKYGILVALIDIGKGVAAVLCALYYFSSNASQFTEVQMWLLTYAIAASVILGHNFPFHMGFKGGKGTASIIGILLAIDWKIALFALMLFVILSLTTNYLIIGVLVFYIVFCTATYLWIPGVGPTMISIVLFGIALMLHIENIKRLIQGTEPKVTSAFKK; encoded by the coding sequence ATGGTAAAAGCCATGATTATTTTTATTATTATTGGTTATCTAATCGGCTGTATTCATGGCTCTAAAGTGGCACAGTTTCTTTCTGGAGTAGATTTAAAAAAGACTGGCCATGGCAATGCGGGTGCCTCAAACGCAACGCTTTCTCTTGGATGGAAATACGGCATATTAGTAGCACTTATAGATATAGGTAAAGGAGTTGCTGCCGTGCTATGCGCACTTTACTACTTTTCCTCCAATGCTTCACAATTTACTGAAGTACAAATGTGGTTATTAACCTATGCAATAGCTGCTAGTGTAATACTAGGTCATAACTTCCCGTTCCATATGGGCTTCAAAGGCGGGAAAGGAACTGCATCAATCATAGGCATATTGCTCGCTATTGATTGGAAAATTGCATTATTTGCACTTATGTTATTTGTCATTTTATCTTTAACAACAAATTATTTAATCATTGGTGTGCTTGTATTTTATATTGTTTTTTGTACAGCAACTTACTTATGGATACCTGGGGTTGGACCAACAATGATTTCAATTGTTCTTTTTGGTATCGCGCTCATGTTGCATATTGAAAATATTAAACGGCTTATCCAAGGGACAGAGCCTAAAGTAACATCTGCCTTTAAAAAATAA
- a CDS encoding O-acetylhomoserine aminocarboxypropyltransferase/cysteine synthase family protein, with amino-acid sequence MSNFKPETLLLHGGQEPDPVTGSRTVPVYRSTAFVFKDTAHAQRLFALEEAGNIYTRITNPTVDVFEKRVALLEGGTAAVALSSGAAAIAFSILNLAGAGDEIVAASSLYGGTYNLLANTLPNYGIKTIFVDETNPENFRSAINEKTKAVFAEIYGNPSLKVLDVEAVATIAHDNGLPLIIDSTFASPYGSTPIDFGADIVVHSATKWIGGHGTTLGGVVVDAGKFDWTQGRFPGFTEPDASYHGLRYGIDTAAAAFATKLRVQLLRDFGPTLSADAAFNLLQGLETLHLRIPKHNENALAVAEYLRNHPSVEYVNYNGLEDFATHDLAKKYLKNGFGSVLTFGIKGGREAGRQLIDSVKLFSHVANVGDAKSLIIHPASTTHQQLSAEELIQTGVSESLIRLSIGLEAIEDIIADLEQAIAQVTTTEQKVEA; translated from the coding sequence ATGTCGAATTTTAAACCAGAAACTTTACTATTACACGGTGGCCAAGAGCCAGACCCAGTGACAGGCTCCCGAACTGTACCGGTGTACCGTTCAACAGCTTTCGTATTTAAAGACACTGCTCATGCGCAACGTCTTTTCGCTTTAGAAGAAGCGGGCAATATTTATACACGTATTACAAATCCAACTGTAGATGTTTTTGAAAAACGCGTCGCTTTATTGGAGGGCGGTACAGCAGCAGTAGCACTTTCATCAGGTGCAGCAGCTATCGCATTTTCAATTTTAAATCTTGCAGGAGCAGGGGATGAAATCGTAGCAGCAAGTTCTTTATACGGAGGAACATATAACTTATTAGCAAATACACTACCAAACTACGGTATTAAAACAATTTTCGTAGATGAAACAAATCCTGAGAATTTCCGATCTGCCATTAATGAAAAGACAAAAGCAGTGTTCGCTGAAATTTACGGAAACCCAAGCTTAAAAGTGCTAGATGTAGAGGCAGTAGCTACAATTGCACATGACAACGGTTTACCTTTAATTATTGATAGCACTTTTGCTTCACCATATGGCTCAACACCAATCGACTTCGGTGCAGATATCGTCGTTCACTCAGCGACAAAATGGATTGGCGGACACGGTACAACTTTAGGCGGTGTAGTTGTGGATGCAGGGAAATTTGATTGGACTCAAGGTAGATTCCCAGGATTTACAGAACCTGACGCATCTTATCACGGATTACGATACGGTATTGATACTGCAGCGGCTGCATTTGCCACAAAACTGCGCGTGCAATTACTACGTGATTTTGGACCAACATTAAGTGCAGATGCTGCATTTAACTTATTACAAGGTTTAGAAACGCTCCATTTGCGAATTCCTAAACATAATGAAAATGCCTTAGCAGTTGCAGAATATTTACGTAACCACCCATCTGTGGAGTATGTAAACTATAATGGATTAGAAGATTTTGCTACACATGATTTAGCGAAGAAATATTTGAAAAATGGCTTCGGTTCAGTGCTTACATTTGGCATTAAAGGTGGACGAGAAGCAGGCCGTCAATTAATAGACAGCGTAAAATTATTTTCACACGTAGCAAATGTAGGCGATGCAAAATCACTAATTATTCACCCAGCGTCTACAACTCATCAACAATTATCTGCTGAGGAATTAATCCAAACTGGTGTTTCCGAGTCGCTCATTCGCTTATCAATTGGTTTAGAGGCAATTGAGGATATTATTGCAGATTTAGAACAAGCTATTGCACAAGTAACAACAACTGAACAAAAAGTAGAAGCATAA
- a CDS encoding homoserine dehydrogenase, whose product MATIKAAILGFGTVGQGIYHILNEKREELKHKLGIELEVAKILVTDASRERVPGTAHLMTTSMDEVLAEPGMQVVFEAIVNEEPAFGYLKRAVEHKCHVITANKVMFAKRGLELQELAKANGVFVGFEATTAGGVPVIKTMKNILLVNDVSRIQGILNGTSNYILTKMRAQGWSFEKALKEAQNLGYAEADPYNDVSGQDAFKKLMILSALAFGEQPDWADVEVIGIDCISAEQVKDACEKGLRYRHVAEVEKLANGKVVAKVGPQLVDKEHPLYPVDDVNNAVALETNYIGTLTLVGPGAGMYPTASVMVEDYAEIIGKRAGFVVSI is encoded by the coding sequence ATGGCAACTATAAAGGCAGCGATCTTAGGATTTGGAACTGTAGGTCAAGGAATTTATCATATTTTAAATGAAAAGCGTGAAGAGCTAAAACATAAATTAGGCATTGAGTTAGAAGTAGCAAAAATATTAGTAACGGATGCTAGTCGTGAACGTGTTCCGGGCACAGCACATTTAATGACAACGAGTATGGATGAAGTGTTGGCAGAGCCTGGCATGCAAGTTGTATTCGAAGCGATTGTCAATGAAGAGCCGGCATTTGGCTATTTAAAGCGTGCGGTTGAACATAAATGTCATGTGATTACAGCGAACAAAGTGATGTTTGCCAAACGTGGCTTAGAGTTACAGGAGCTTGCAAAGGCAAATGGTGTTTTCGTTGGCTTTGAAGCAACTACAGCAGGTGGAGTGCCTGTTATCAAAACGATGAAAAATATTTTGCTTGTAAACGATGTAAGTCGAATTCAAGGTATTTTGAATGGTACTTCAAACTATATTTTAACAAAAATGCGTGCGCAAGGCTGGTCCTTCGAGAAAGCCTTAAAAGAAGCACAAAATTTAGGGTATGCAGAAGCAGATCCTTATAATGATGTGTCTGGTCAAGATGCTTTTAAAAAGCTAATGATTTTAAGTGCATTAGCATTTGGTGAGCAACCAGATTGGGCTGATGTTGAAGTAATTGGTATTGATTGTATTTCTGCTGAACAGGTGAAAGATGCTTGTGAAAAAGGCTTACGTTATCGCCATGTAGCCGAAGTGGAGAAATTAGCGAACGGTAAAGTGGTGGCAAAAGTAGGTCCACAACTAGTAGATAAAGAGCATCCACTTTATCCGGTAGATGATGTTAATAATGCGGTTGCGCTTGAAACAAACTATATTGGTACATTAACATTGGTAGGACCAGGTGCAGGAATGTATCCAACAGCAAGCGTGATGGTAGAGGACTACGCTGAAATTATCGGAAAACGCGCTGGGTTCGTTGTGAGTATTTAA
- a CDS encoding excisionase, which yields MYKTIEETAIDLGMPEEQVLRLVYEGRIRSIYDGHQLLINSAQFSTYFEQLERIKEEIEIWRNTPIPEDIDVKDED from the coding sequence ATGTATAAAACCATTGAAGAAACAGCCATTGATCTTGGCATGCCGGAGGAGCAAGTACTACGACTTGTTTATGAAGGACGCATCCGTTCCATATATGATGGTCATCAATTACTAATTAACAGTGCACAATTTAGCACCTATTTTGAACAACTAGAACGGATAAAAGAAGAAATAGAAATTTGGCGTAACACACCCATTCCTGAAGATATTGATGTTAAAGACGAAGACTAA
- a CDS encoding EamA family transporter, translated as MVYPYFFVLLAAILWGMTGTAQTFLDKGVSSIAVATIRSAIGGGLLLVAVVLLRKISFRTWSWKWTILAAASIALFQGLFFTSIRLTGVAIGTVVTIGSAPMFSGMLEWLFWKTRPSKVWGIATIMTITGCMLLFINSGDRAIHLGGVGLAVCAGLSFAVYTNMSKQLMAQQEALPAVAMTFSICAVLLLPFSISSGFSWLAEMQNLWTMIFMGVMCTSIAYLLFLSGLQKISSSSAVTLSLAEPLTAAMLGVLLVGEHLSSTSWVGVAMLLGGIVVLTFTGRKNK; from the coding sequence ATGGTCTATCCATATTTTTTTGTTCTTCTAGCAGCTATTTTATGGGGAATGACAGGGACAGCACAAACTTTTTTAGATAAAGGTGTATCTTCCATCGCTGTAGCGACGATTCGTTCAGCAATTGGAGGAGGATTATTATTAGTCGCAGTCGTGTTATTACGTAAAATCTCTTTTCGGACATGGTCCTGGAAATGGACAATATTAGCGGCCGCAAGTATTGCCTTATTCCAAGGTCTTTTTTTTACATCCATCCGTCTAACGGGTGTAGCAATTGGAACCGTTGTGACAATTGGGAGTGCCCCTATGTTTTCAGGCATGCTAGAGTGGTTATTTTGGAAAACACGCCCCTCTAAAGTATGGGGGATTGCCACAATTATGACGATTACAGGTTGTATGTTATTGTTCATCAATAGTGGAGATCGAGCTATTCATTTAGGTGGGGTTGGGCTAGCCGTTTGTGCAGGATTATCTTTTGCCGTGTACACAAATATGAGTAAACAATTAATGGCGCAGCAAGAAGCATTGCCTGCAGTGGCGATGACATTTTCAATTTGTGCAGTATTGTTATTACCGTTTTCCATCAGTAGTGGCTTTAGCTGGCTTGCAGAGATGCAAAATTTATGGACAATGATTTTTATGGGCGTTATGTGTACAAGCATAGCGTATTTATTATTTTTAAGCGGTCTCCAGAAAATTAGCTCGTCCTCTGCTGTAACGTTGTCACTTGCAGAGCCATTGACTGCGGCCATGCTCGGGGTATTGCTAGTTGGAGAACATCTAAGTTCAACATCTTGGGTAGGTGTAGCCATGTTGCTTGGAGGAATTGTAGTTCTAACATTTACCGGAAGAAAAAATAAATAA
- a CDS encoding response regulator transcription factor: protein MTKLTVLVTDDDQDIRDGIEIYLKNEGYHVIKAADGVEAIEKLKNNEIHLIILDIMMPNMDGITATFKIRAERNIPIIMLSAKAEDGDKIHGLSVGADDYVTKPFHPLELLARVKSQLRRYVQLGTYNDGVAKVEIDGLVLDEDAKEVVLEGEPVRLTPIEYKITELLMKNAGRVFSIREIYERVWNEEAYNAENIVAVHIRKIREKIEADPKNPRYLKVVWGVGYKMEK from the coding sequence ATGACGAAGTTAACAGTTCTTGTAACAGATGATGATCAAGATATTCGTGATGGTATTGAAATTTACTTAAAAAATGAAGGCTATCATGTTATTAAGGCAGCAGATGGTGTGGAAGCGATTGAAAAGCTGAAAAACAATGAAATCCATTTAATTATTTTAGATATTATGATGCCGAATATGGATGGTATTACTGCCACATTTAAAATACGAGCAGAACGCAATATTCCAATTATTATGCTTAGTGCGAAAGCTGAAGATGGTGACAAGATTCATGGGTTATCTGTTGGGGCAGATGACTACGTAACAAAACCATTTCATCCACTGGAGCTGTTGGCGCGTGTTAAATCGCAATTGCGTCGTTATGTACAACTTGGGACGTATAATGACGGGGTTGCGAAGGTGGAAATTGATGGGTTAGTGCTAGATGAAGATGCCAAGGAAGTAGTATTAGAAGGCGAACCAGTTCGCTTAACACCCATTGAATACAAAATTACAGAATTATTAATGAAAAATGCAGGGCGTGTGTTTTCGATTCGAGAAATTTATGAACGTGTCTGGAATGAGGAAGCTTATAATGCAGAAAATATTGTAGCGGTCCACATTCGAAAAATACGGGAAAAAATTGAAGCGGATCCGAAAAATCCACGTTACTTAAAGGTGGTGTGGGGCGTTGGCTATAAAATGGAAAAATAA